A section of the Streptomyces sp. NBC_01363 genome encodes:
- a CDS encoding helix-turn-helix transcriptional regulator: protein MDQQLSDVRLALCELWQAFGAAALLVRYGPEVPWPHSSWAREAHGALTPRLRSVVALARPRGRIPSFLTGGVTSRKAGVADELDDMARVSAGLVRDELAREYPQALADPLIAAMVRDPEAQLGYLAVELSNFWRTAIEPRGIGLARSLEEEILFRSRTLAMGGGVAMLRDLGIPFERTDGVDRVTAVPMLFADATHWWSVADGRTVVSFAARGAGLLYADPERAGAEQPSREDRLAILLGRGRASVVRELAVPITTSALADQLGLAASTVSQHLSALVSAGVVQRHRAGTRVLYELNRSGVTLTQCLMNK, encoded by the coding sequence ATGGACCAACAGCTCTCCGATGTACGCCTGGCATTGTGCGAGTTGTGGCAGGCGTTCGGTGCCGCCGCACTGCTGGTCCGCTACGGCCCCGAGGTCCCCTGGCCGCATTCCTCCTGGGCCCGTGAGGCGCACGGGGCGCTGACGCCGCGACTGAGGTCGGTGGTCGCCCTGGCCCGGCCGCGCGGGCGCATTCCCTCGTTCCTGACGGGAGGCGTCACCTCGCGGAAGGCGGGTGTCGCCGATGAGCTCGACGACATGGCACGCGTATCGGCCGGACTCGTCCGTGACGAGCTCGCCCGTGAGTACCCGCAGGCGCTCGCGGACCCGTTGATCGCCGCCATGGTCCGCGACCCCGAAGCGCAACTCGGCTATCTGGCGGTCGAATTGTCGAACTTCTGGCGGACCGCGATCGAGCCGCGAGGGATCGGGCTGGCGCGTTCCCTGGAGGAGGAGATCCTCTTCCGCTCGCGCACCCTGGCGATGGGCGGGGGTGTGGCAATGCTCCGCGACCTCGGGATCCCGTTCGAGCGCACGGACGGTGTGGATCGCGTGACCGCCGTGCCGATGCTGTTCGCGGACGCCACCCACTGGTGGTCGGTCGCCGACGGGCGGACCGTGGTCTCCTTCGCAGCGCGGGGAGCGGGACTCCTGTACGCCGATCCGGAGCGGGCCGGCGCCGAACAGCCCTCGCGCGAGGACCGGTTGGCGATCCTGCTGGGCCGGGGGCGCGCCTCCGTCGTCCGTGAACTGGCCGTACCGATCACCACGTCCGCGCTCGCCGACCAGCTGGGGCTGGCCGCGAGCACGGTCTCCCAGCACCTGTCGGCCCTGGTCTCGGCGGGCGTGGTCCAACGCCACCGGGCCGGCACCCGCGTCCTGTACGAGCTGAATCGTTCGGGCGTGACGCTGACGCAGTGTCTGATGAACAAGTGA